TGTCGTAGAGATCGCAAATGGCTTTGTTCTGACTTAGAAGCGGATGAGTCAGCTTTTTTGTAGATTTGTAGCCGTTCTTTCATCGCTAGTTTCAAAAGTCAATAGTGGATAATGTATATATTATGTCACTTCCGATTACTTGATAATTTATATTTATACTTAAGTTGAAGTTAAGAACGGCGTACATTCAAGCAACACCATTCTTTTCGTTTCCATAGGGTAGCCACAACCCAACCATTTTGTTCTAAAGCGTCAGCGACAGCTTTAGATTGTTCTAGTAAAATACCGCTGAAGATTGCCCAAGTGTCAGGTTTAGCGATCGCACTCATTTCTGGAACCAATTCAATAATTACATGAGCCAAAATATTGCACACAATACCGTCTACTGGTTTTTCAAGCAGTTTTGTCAAAATGTCTACGCTTCCCTGTGCAGATAGTAAACGTTCTGAGCTAATGTCATTCAGGGCAGCATTGCTGATAGTTGATTGCACCGCTAAAGGGTCAGTATCTACTGCATAGACTTTCTCTGCTCCCAGTAACAACGCCCCGATAGAAAGGATACCAGAACCACAACCAATATCCGCAATTACCAGATGTTCGTGTTTACCACCAGTCCTCACAAATGACTGAGGAACTCCACTCAGCCGCATTTCCAGCGATTCCAAACATAACTGAGTGGTGGCATGGTTTCCTGTGCCAAATGCTACGCCAGGGTCGAGACGAATTACTAACCGTTCCGTTGTTTCTGGTAATGGTAGCCACGCAGGGTTAATTAGAAAGCGATCGCCTATTTCTTGTGGATGCCAATATTGTTTCCAGCTAGTTGCCCAATCTTCTTCATCAATTAACTGCCATTGCAGAGAGGGAGATGAAATTCCTACACACAGAGCATCTTGACGCAGCCACAGCGACAGCGCCGCCAAATCTAGTAGCTGTGTTTGAATGGTTGATAAGTAAGCCCTGACTAAAGATAAATTTCCTTTATTTTCACTAGCTGTCCCCCGACAGCCAAAATCTTCCAGTCGCCAAAAGATCGAATCTTCTAGGTCTGGCTCACATAAAATCTGTAGTTCCCACCAGGTGTTTGCCATTTTCGAGTGCTGAGTGCTTAGTTTGAGAGAGTTAGGAGTTAGGAGTTAGGAGTTAGGAGTTAGGAGTTTTCTTGTTTAACTTCTAATTCATAACTACTCACTCCTAACTTTTTTCACTCAGCACTCATAGAGTTACTGTATACGCGTCCCGAATACCAGGGACTTTTATAATCTCATCCAGAATGCCTTCAGGTAGAGGATCGTCTATACTCAGAGCCATTACCGCATCACCACGGACAATTTTACGACCTACTTGCATACTGGCAATATTCACATTAAAACTGCCGAGCAGGGAACCAAGTTTGCCGATAATCCCTGGCATATCGCGGTGCAGGGTAAACAGCATATATTTGCTGGGTGGGACGTTAATGGGGAAACCGTCAACATCAGTTAGGTGGATTTCCCGTTCACCCAGCAAAGCACCTGTGACAGAGTGAGTACCTAAAGTACCCGTGGCTTCTAAATGAAGCGTTCCAGCATAGTCTCTGATGGAAGCATCGCGGGTTTCAATCACTCTAATTCCACGTTCTTTAGCTTCTATGCTGGCATTGACGTAATTTACCCGTTCTCGCAAAGCTTGATAAAGTAATCCTTTGAGGGCAGCTACTATCAAAGGCTGACTTTTGTTAGTTGCGAGTTCCCCTTGCAGTCGAATATTAAGTACTTCGACCCGTCCGCCAGCTAGCTGTCCTACCAGATTACCTAGAGTTTCTGCCAGTTGCATATAGGGTTTGAGTTCTTCCAACACATCGGGGCCTAGTCCGGGAATGTTGACGGCTGAACGCGCTGGTAGTCCTAAAAGGACATCCCGAATTTGTTCAGCAACATCAATAGCTACATTTACTTGAGCTTCGGCGGTAGAGGCTCCTAAGTGCGGGGTGAGGATAACTTCTTTACCTAGCGATCGCAATTCCGATTCACCTAGTGGTTCTGACTCGAACACATCCAAGGCTGCACCCCCAATTTTACCCGCTTTTAGAGCTGCTGCTAAAGCTACTTCATCAATGATCCCACCGCGAGCGCAGTTGATAATCCGGGCTGTGGGTTTCATTTTTGCCAGAGTTGTGGCATTGATTAGGTGGGTGGTTTCTGGGGTTTTTGGGATGTGTAGAGTGATGTAGTCTGCTTGTTGGAAGAGTAAATCTAGCTCCACCAACTGGCAGCCAAGTTGTTCCGCTCGTTCTGTAGAAATAAAAGGGTCATAAGCTAAAAGTTTCATCCCCATTGTCTTAGCTACAGCCGCAACATGGGAGCCAATTTTACCCAAACCGACAACGCCGAGGGTTTTTTTATAAACTTCCGCACCAACAAAGCTATTGCGATCCCACGCACCGCGTTTCACCGAGGCATTAGCATCGGGGATGTGGCGAGACAAAGCCAAAATCATCGCCAGGGCGTGTTCGGCAGCAGCAATTGTATTTCCCTCTGGAGAATTGACTACTACAATTCCCCGTCGTGTGGCTGCGGGAACATCCACATTATCCACACCCACACCAGCACGACCGATAATTTTTAGCTGGGTGCCGGCTTCAATGATTTCTTGAGTGACGCGTGTACTAGAGCGAATCATCAGCGCGTCATACTCACCAATAATCTCTAGCAGTTGGGCTGGTTTTAGACCTAGTTTGACATCAACGGTAGCAACTTGCGAAAGAATGTCAATTCCAGCTTGGTCAATAGAATCTGAGACAAGAACCTTAGACATGATTACTTCATTTAAAGCTACAGGTTTTGCTGCACAAGACTTTTTAGTTTAGTCTTTATCTGTCGCAATTCAGCAAAAATTATTCGTTTTAATATCAACTTAACCTTTACTTACGCTACGTGCTGATGGTATCGAAGCGTGAGTATTATCGGTGGGTACTGCCTCCTAAGTATTAGAACATGAGTGGCTGTTTGCACCACCCTGTCGCTAAATATAAAGCATTAATAGCACTAAGCACCTAATATATTTATTAATAGTTAAGAGCTACCAAAATTTTCTTTACTTTCTATTCATCTCAGTATTTTCTCACGAATGATTCCAGATTGCTATAGATAAAATTTTCCTTTAAGAGTACTCCAAGTAAAAAAATGCCCAATTGTCATTGCGAGCGTTCGCAATGACCGGTTTTGGATCATTTATTTTTTGGAACACTCTAAATCCAGGGCATCCTGAAACTTGAGTAGTTTTAGAATCACACCCTGTAATCTCTGTGTTTGCCAATTTGCCAAAATAGAGATGTAGGCTAGAAGAACTAGGCTTTTAGCATAGCTTGATTGCCTACACTCAGGAGCAAGGGTCGGCTGGTTTAAAACAAGTAAGAGGAAGTATGGACAATAGCAATTGGTTGCAACAGCTAATGATGGTGGGTCTGGGCACAACGTCTTTAGTTGCAGAAAAACTGCGCCAAGTTAGCGATGACTTGGTTAAAGATGGTAAGCTCAATCCTGAGCAAGCCAAGGCAGTGATAGACGATCTTGCCCAGCAGTTAAAGTCGGAGCAGGGAAACTGGGATGTCCAGATGCAAAGACAAATGCGAAATATGATGCAAGATTTGGGGGTAGCTCGCCAGTCAGAAGTGGATGAACTGCGGGGTAGAATTGACCGTTTAGAGCGTCAATTGCGCGATTTAGAAAATAAGCTTTGGCGTTAAGATGTTCTTTGTGATTTAAACTAATTGTGTCCTATTGGTAATCTTTTAGCCAGGATACTTAAGTAAGGAGAACTGATTTTGAAACCAATTTTCCTCAGCGTGGCGTTCATGCTGGTGTGTGTTGTACTTTTGGTCGTGGGGCAAGTTAGCAGTAAACAGAATACTGCCATTGCTGCCGAGTTAACCCAAACGCCTCCAGCAGCCACAGATGTAACTGAAAACAATATCTTAATTGCGAGCAATACTATGTCTGATGCGAATGCCGTAACCACCCCCTCTGGATTAAAGTA
This Nostoc sp. KVJ3 DNA region includes the following protein-coding sequences:
- the prmA gene encoding 50S ribosomal protein L11 methyltransferase, translated to MANTWWELQILCEPDLEDSIFWRLEDFGCRGTASENKGNLSLVRAYLSTIQTQLLDLAALSLWLRQDALCVGISSPSLQWQLIDEEDWATSWKQYWHPQEIGDRFLINPAWLPLPETTERLVIRLDPGVAFGTGNHATTQLCLESLEMRLSGVPQSFVRTGGKHEHLVIADIGCGSGILSIGALLLGAEKVYAVDTDPLAVQSTISNAALNDISSERLLSAQGSVDILTKLLEKPVDGIVCNILAHVIIELVPEMSAIAKPDTWAIFSGILLEQSKAVADALEQNGWVVATLWKRKEWCCLNVRRS
- the serA gene encoding phosphoglycerate dehydrogenase; translation: MSKVLVSDSIDQAGIDILSQVATVDVKLGLKPAQLLEIIGEYDALMIRSSTRVTQEIIEAGTQLKIIGRAGVGVDNVDVPAATRRGIVVVNSPEGNTIAAAEHALAMILALSRHIPDANASVKRGAWDRNSFVGAEVYKKTLGVVGLGKIGSHVAAVAKTMGMKLLAYDPFISTERAEQLGCQLVELDLLFQQADYITLHIPKTPETTHLINATTLAKMKPTARIINCARGGIIDEVALAAALKAGKIGGAALDVFESEPLGESELRSLGKEVILTPHLGASTAEAQVNVAIDVAEQIRDVLLGLPARSAVNIPGLGPDVLEELKPYMQLAETLGNLVGQLAGGRVEVLNIRLQGELATNKSQPLIVAALKGLLYQALRERVNYVNASIEAKERGIRVIETRDASIRDYAGTLHLEATGTLGTHSVTGALLGEREIHLTDVDGFPINVPPSKYMLFTLHRDMPGIIGKLGSLLGSFNVNIASMQVGRKIVRGDAVMALSIDDPLPEGILDEIIKVPGIRDAYTVTL
- a CDS encoding phasin family protein gives rise to the protein MDNSNWLQQLMMVGLGTTSLVAEKLRQVSDDLVKDGKLNPEQAKAVIDDLAQQLKSEQGNWDVQMQRQMRNMMQDLGVARQSEVDELRGRIDRLERQLRDLENKLWR